A single genomic interval of Melitaea cinxia chromosome 18, ilMelCinx1.1, whole genome shotgun sequence harbors:
- the LOC123662347 gene encoding uncharacterized protein LOC123662347, with protein MSETRKNHLTIDGGQVKEATDEHVASYKPIPESDTDFRTSKTSIHKSKEKLSADGAEEKLLQKEDEAKIITRVDMADVKYVVGDHRNGDAKIELDANKKQFSGLTKEELMKYAEDPFWVRLRWFMFVLFWALWLCMLAGAIAIIVRAPKCAPPTPRTWYEKGPLVDMSTIEDYSEIEASLPLLEKAKVSGIFAFTCKDTYEVLEDSSCIDRFKEFVVKAKNVGVRVIVDLTAGFVSKTHKWFQMSENRSSEYSDYFVWAKGNEYDPEKLSTQPKPPNRWVSTLDEPAWSWSEKRQEYYLHMYAEDQPDLNFANVEVVRKFDAVIKLWMEAGASGIRLHKARELHANEWLAEERPAGAGARGADHTQRDFWRNQHSADAPAVDALLAHWGALVGPAGEHDTVFTIAETGPHVELFLLERNTSALRPPSAAPVKFKDSYSAYNQLIKFMARRPALQLSTQDGADEELAMFSMVLPSTPVLSLEQIGYNNTLASEALLHAVALREDASIQHGEFALAIAPVRNSSKTVFACARWKRGHTGYVGLYNSRTEDVRADLRAVRSLPAALAAYLGPRANGTRHIKEGLVNSDDVFVPARSTVILSYVPNTAAED; from the exons atttccgGACATCCAAGACAAGTATACATAAGTCCAAGGAGAAGCTATCGGCTGACGGTGCAGAGGAGAAGCTTCTTCAGAAGGAAGACGAGGCCAAGATCATTACCCGAGTAGACATGGCTGACGTCAAGTATGTGGTCGGCGACCACAGGAACGGCGATGCCAAAATCGAGCTCGACGCTAACAAAAAG CAATTCTCCGGCCTGACGAAGGAAGAACTGATGAAGTATGCGGAGGATCCGTTCTGGGTGCGTCTGCGCTGGTTCATGTTCGTTTTGTTCTGGGCGCTGTGGCTGTGCATGTTGGCCGGCGCCATCGCGATCATTGTGCGAGCGCCCAAGTGTGCCCCACCGACTCCACGGACGTG GTATGAAAAGGGCCCGTTAGTGGATATGTCGACGATAGAAGATTACAGCGAAATCGAAGCTTCTTTACCGTTGCTCGAGAAGGCTAAAGTGTCTGGAATCTTCGCTTTCACCTGTAAGGATACGTATGAAGTGTTAGAGGACTCTAGTTGTATCGATCGGTTCAAGGAATTCGTTGTTAAGGCCAAGAACGTTGGAGTCAg GGTTATCGTGGATCTGACAGCAGGCTTCGTGTCAAAGACTCACAAGTGGTTCCAGATGAGCGAGAACCGATCTTCTGAATACAGTGACTACTTTGTTTGGGCTAAAGGCAATGAATATGACCCAGAGAAGCTGAGCACGCAACCGAAACCACCAAACAGATGG GTATCAACTCTCGATGAACCCGCTTGGTCATGGAGCGAAAAACGCCAGGAGTACTACCTGCACATGTATGCAGAAGATCAACCAGATCTCAACTTTGCTAATGTCGAAGTAGTTCGTAAGTTCGACGCTGTTATCAAGCTGTGGATGGAGGCCGGTGCTAGCGGAATCAG GCTGCACAAGGCGCGCGAGCTGCACGCCAACGAGTGGCTGGCGGAGGAGCGgccggcgggcgcgggcgcgcgcggCGCCGACCACACGCAGCGCGACTTCTGGCGCAACCAGCACTCCGCCGACGCGCCCGCCGTGGACGCGCTGCTGGCGCACTGGGGCGCGCTCGTCGGGCCCGCCGGTGAGC ATGACACAGTGTTCACGATAGCCGAGACCGGCCCGCACGTCGAGCTGTTCCTGTTGGAGCGCAACACGTCTGCCCTGCGGCCGCCCTCCGCCGCGCCCGTTAAATTTAAAGACTCGTACTCCGCATACAACCAGCTAATCAAGTTTATGGCGCGCCGGCCCGCGCTACAG ttaAGCACTCAGGATGGTGCAGATGAAGAGTTAGCAATGTTCTCGATGGTACTGCCGTCGACACCGGTACTTAGCCTCGAACAGATTGGATACAACAACACATTAGCT AGCGAGGCTTTGCTTCACGCAGTGGCTTTGCGTGAGGACGCTAGCATACAACACGGAGAATTCGCACTTGCGATCGCGCCCGTGCGTAACTCCAGCAAAACTGTGTTTGCGTGCGCACG GTGGAAGCGCGGTCACACAGGTTACGTGGGGCTGTACAACAGCCGTACAGAGGATGTGCGTGCTGACTTGCGCGCTGTACGCTCGCTGCCCGCCGCGCTCGCCGCGTACTTGGGGCCGCGGGCCAACGGCACCAG ACACATCAAGGAGGGTCTGGTGAATAGTGATGACGTGTTCGTCCCGGCGCGTTCTACCGTTATACTCTCCTACGTGCCTAACACTGCAGCCGaggattaa
- the LOC123662345 gene encoding uncharacterized protein LOC123662345 — MENLFSVNEIEYIEADTEYMQLNQTEIMETPDDPDDHWDHESTARMLALYLQNIDKFRNPKIRKKNVWIDIANAVAKGPDSCDKKFRNLKQTYIRLLRKKNRSGVTAFKWPYFDIFEEIYSIDGEYQPEIQQKLQEGTADRISKALLEINTSAKFEEVPENGETSNGQTEEVKRKLLRKRNAEFRKATIEMRDRQRVVEEKLDRLINIVEESNSIQRERNRLFQQFLENLNQNH; from the coding sequence ATGGAGAATTTATTTTCAGTTAATGAAATTGAATATATTGAAGCTGATACAGAGTATATGCAGTTGAATCAAACAGAAATCATGGAGACACCTGACGATCCAGATGACCACTGGGACCACGAGAGTACCGCCAGAATGTTAGCTctgtatttacaaaatattgataaatttagaAATCCAAAAATTAGGAAAAAGAATGTCTGGATAGACATAGCTAATGCAGTGGCCAAGGGACCTGATAGTTGTGATAAGAAATTTAggaatttaaaacaaacttatataaggttattaagaaagaaaaacaGAAGTGGAGTTACAGCTTTCAAATGGCcgtattttgatatatttgaaGAAATTTATAGCATTGATGGTGAATATCAACCCGAAATCCAACAAAAGTTACAAGAGGGAACAGCAGATAGAATAAGTAAAGCTTTATTAGAGATAAATACTTCAGCAAAATTTGAAGAGGTTCCAGAAAATGGGGAAACTTCAAATGGACAAACTGAAGAAGTAAAGAGAAAATTACTTAGAAAGAGAAATGCAGAGTTTAGAAAAGCTACAATAGAAATGAGAGATAGACAGAGAGTTGTAGAAGAGAAGTTAGATAgactaataaatattgtagaagAGTCAAATAGTATTCAAAGAGAGAGAAATAGATTGTTTCAACAATTTCTCGAAAACTTGAACCAAAATCATTGA